Proteins encoded together in one Cicer arietinum cultivar CDC Frontier isolate Library 1 chromosome 4, Cicar.CDCFrontier_v2.0, whole genome shotgun sequence window:
- the LOC101497394 gene encoding pullulanase 1, chloroplastic isoform X1, with protein MLRLTSSPFSLSLPISLSFFTLPSFFPRPSLYLPSSTFQTISLRIKTPPPLSCSLSSSVKESASFSQMENSLLLYSRAYWVSEFVIAWNVDVENGFCYLLSSKYASLSISNGQIQGEDLKIKLEEDKAGLSANVVEKFPHIRGYRAFRLPPGSDVKSFLKSQLAVVICDSDEKCRNCTGLQLPGVLDELFSYNGPLGALFSEEAVSLYLWAPTAQLVHAYIYKHPSGDDPIEIVPLEEEHGVWRTKGPKSWEGCYYVYEVCVYHPSTSRVEKCYANDPYARGLSADGRRTFLLDLDSDELKPDGWDNLANEKPILHSFSDISIYEMHIRDFSANDLSVQTEFRGGYLAFTFPDSAGVLHLKKLSSAGITHVHLLPAFQFAGVDDQKENWKNVDTSVLESFPPDSDQQQALITAIQNIDGYNWGYNPVLWGVPKGSYASNPNGPNRAVEFRKMVQALNRTGLRIVLDVVYNHLQGSGPFDEHSVLDKIVPGYYLRRNTDGFIENSTCMNNTASEHFMVERLILDDLVHWAVNYKIDGFRFDLMGHIMKSTMVKAKNALHCLTKEKDGVDGSSIYIYGEGWDFGEVAKNGRGINASQFNLSGTHIGTFNDRIRDAMLGGSPFGHPLQQGFVTGLLLQPNDHDHGTEADMKSMLAASMDHIQIGMAANLQDFVLTNSKGEEVKGSEVLTYGGTPVAFASCPIETVNYVSAHDNETLFDIVSLKTPMDISVAERCRINHLATSVIALSQGIPFFHSGDEILRSKSLDRDSYNSGDWFNRLDFTYNSNNWGVGLPPQEKNEKSWPLIKPRLADPSFGPQRTDILATVDNFLNLLRIRYSSPLFRLRTANAIQQRVRFHNTGPSLVYGVIVMSIEDGHDGFPGLSQLDPIYSFVVVVFNASPEEVSFVSPSLQSRSLQLHPIQVMSSDDLVKRSKYESSSGCFIVPRRTTAVFVEPRKM; from the exons ATGCTTCGGTTAACATCTTCAcccttttctctttctctcccTATTTCACTTTCCTTCTTCACTCTCCCTTCATTCTTCCCTCGCCCTTCACTCTACCTTCCTTCTTCCACTTTCCAAACTATTTCACTTCGCATCAAAACACCACCACCTCTTTCTTGTTCTCTTTCTTCTTCTGTCAAGGAATCTGCTTCATTTTCTCAG ATGGAGAATAGTTTGTTGTTGTACTCAAGAGCTTATTGGGTCAGTGAATTTGTTATTGCTTGGAATGTTGATGTTGAAAATGGCTTTTGTTACTTACTTTCTAGCAAATATGCTTCTTTGAGCATTTCAAATGGTCAAATTCAAG GTGAGGATTTGAAAATTAAGCTTGAAGAGGATAAGGCTGGCCTTTCTGCAAAT GTAGTGGAGAAATTTCCACATATTCGAGGTTACAGAGCTTTCAGACTGCCACCCGGTTCGGATGTTAAATCTTTTCTTAAATCCCAGTTGGCGGTTGTTATTTGTGATT CTGATGAGAAATGCAGGAATTGTACTGGTTTGCAGTTACCTGGTGTTTTAGACGAGCTTTTCTCATATAATGGCCCCCTTGGTGCACTTTTCTCAGAGGAAGCTGTGTCACTTTACTTGTGGGCGCCCACTGCTCAA TTGGTGCATGCTTACATCTATAAGCACCCATCAGGAGATGATCCCATAGAAATTGTTCCTCTCGAGGAGGAACATGGTGTTTGGAGAACGAAAGGGCCAAAAAGTTGGGAGGGCTGTTACTATGTTTATGAAGTATGTGTATACCACCCTAGCACATCAAGGGTTGAAAAATGCTATGCAAATGATCCATATGCTAGAGG ACTTTCAGCAGATGGCAGGCGGACTTTTCTGCTTGATCTTGACTCAGACGAGTTAAAACCTGATGGATGGGATAATCTGGCAAATGAGAAACCCATTTTACATTCTTTCTCTGATATAAGCATATATGAAATGCATATAAGGGATTTCAG TGCCAATGACCTCTCTGTGCAAACTGAATTTCGCGGTGGTTATCTGGCCTTTACTTTTCCG GATTCGGCAGGTGTACTTCATCTTAAGAAATTATCAAGTGCTGGTATCACTCATGTCCATCTATTGCCAGCATTTCAGTTTGCTGGGGTTGATGATCAAAAGGAGAACTGGAAAAATGTTG ATACGTCGGTACTGGAAAGCTTCCCACCTGATTCAGATCAGCAACAAGCTCTTATTACAGCCATCCAAAACATTGATGGATATAACTGGGG GTACAACCCTGTTCTTTGGGGTGTCCCTAAAGGAAGCTATGCAAGTAACCCAAATGGTCCAAATCGTGCAGTTGAGTTTCGTAAGATGGTTCAG GCTCTTAATCGTACCGGCCTTCGCATTGTGTTGGATGTTGTCTACAATCATTTGCAAGGAAGTGGGCCCTTTGATGaacattctgtccttgataag ATTGTTCCAGGTTACTATCTAAGAAGGAACACAGATGGTTTTATTGAGAACAGTACTTGTATGAATAATACTGCCAGTGAGCACTTTATGGTTGAGCGATTGATCCTTGACGATCTTGTACACTGGGCAGTCAATTACAAG ATTGATGGGTTCAGATTTGACCTTATGGGTCATATAATGAAGAGCACAATG GTGAAAGCAAAAAATGCTCTCCATTGTTTAACAAAAGAAAAGGATGGAGTTGATGGTTCAAGCATCTACAT ATATGGTGAAGGATGGGACTTTGGTGAAGTTGCTAAAAACGGGCGTGGGATAAATGCTTCTCAGTTCAATCTTTCTGGAACACATATTGGGAC ATTTAATGATCGAATTCGAGATGCCATGCTTGGTGGATCTCCATTCGGCCACCCTCTTCAACAGGGTTTTGTGACTGGTCTACTTTTGCAG CCTAATGACCATGACCATGGAACAGAAGCTGATATGAAATCCATGCTTGCCGCATCAATGGATCACATCCAG ATTGGAATGGCTGCAAACTTGCAAGATTTTGTGCTAACCAACTCTAAAGGAGAAGAG GTGAAAGGATCAGAAGTATTAACATATGGTGGGACACCCGTTGCGTTTGCCTCATGCCCCATAGAGACT GTCAATTATGTTTCTGCTCATGATAATGAAACCCTCTTTGACATTGTGAGCTTAAAG ACTCCGATGGATATCAGTGTAGCCGAGAGATGCAGGATAAACCATTTGGCAACAAGTGTAATAGCATTATCACAG GGCATACCTTTTTTTCACTCTGGTGATGAGATACTCCGCTCAAAATCACTGGATCGAGATTCATACAATTCTGGGGATTGGTTCAACAG GCTCGACTTTACATACAATTCCAATAATTGGGGTGTTGGTCTTCCTCCACaggagaaaaatgaaaaaagctGGCCACT AATCAAACCAAGACTTGCAGACCCGTCCTTCGGGCCTCAAAGGACTGACATCCTTGCTACCGTCGACAATTTCTTAAACCTGTTGCGTATAAGGTATTCTTCACCACTTTTCCGCCTGAGGACGGCAAATGCTATACAG CAACGAGTACGCTTTCACAACACTGGACCGTCATTGGTTTATGGAGTCATAGTGATGAGCATTGAAGATGGACACGATGGCTTTCCTGGGCTGTCTCAGCTGGATCCCAT ATATTCGTTCGTTGTCGTTGTTTTCAATGCAAGTCCAGAAGAGGTATCATTTGTTAGCCCTTCCCTGCAATCAAGAAGTCTTCAATTGCATCCCATTCAG GTAATGTCATCTGATGATCTTGTTAAGAGATCAAAATATGAGTCTTCTTCTGGCTGTTTCATTGTGCCTCGAAGAACGACAGCTGTGTTCGTCGAGCCAAGGAAAATGTGA
- the LOC101497394 gene encoding pullulanase 1, chloroplastic isoform X2, translating into MLRLTSSPFSLSLPISLSFFTLPSFFPRPSLYLPSSTFQTISLRIKTPPPLSCSLSSSVKESASFSQMENSLLLYSRAYWVSEFVIAWNVDVENGFCYLLSSKYASLSISNGQIQGEDLKIKLEEDKAGLSANVVEKFPHIRGYRAFRLPPGSDVKSFLKSQLAVVICDSDEKCRNCTGLQLPGVLDELFSYNGPLGALFSEEAVSLYLWAPTAQLVHAYIYKHPSGDDPIEIVPLEEEHGVWRTKGPKSWEGCYYVYEVCVYHPSTSRVEKCYANDPYARGLSADGRRTFLLDLDSDELKPDGWDNLANEKPILHSFSDISIYEMHIRDFSANDLSVQTEFRGGYLAFTFPDSAGVLHLKKLSSAGITHVHLLPAFQFAGVDDQKENWKNVDTSVLESFPPDSDQQQALITAIQNIDGYNWGYNPVLWGVPKGSYASNPNGPNRAVEFRKMVQALNRTGLRIVLDVVYNHLQGSGPFDEHSVLDKIVPGYYLRRNTDGFIENSTCMNNTASEHFMVERLILDDLVHWAVNYKIDGFRFDLMGHIMKSTMVKAKNALHCLTKEKDGVDGSSIYIYGEGWDFGEVAKNGRGINASQFNLSGTHIGTFNDRIRDAMLGGSPFGHPLQQGFVTGLLLQPNDHDHGTEADMKSMLAASMDHIQIGMAANLQDFVLTNSKGEEVKGSEVLTYGGTPVAFASCPIETVNYVSAHDNETLFDIVSLKTPMDISVAERCRINHLATSVIALSQGIPFFHSGDEILRSKSLDRDSYNSGDWFNRLDFTYNSNNWGVGLPPQEKNEKSWPLNL; encoded by the exons ATGCTTCGGTTAACATCTTCAcccttttctctttctctcccTATTTCACTTTCCTTCTTCACTCTCCCTTCATTCTTCCCTCGCCCTTCACTCTACCTTCCTTCTTCCACTTTCCAAACTATTTCACTTCGCATCAAAACACCACCACCTCTTTCTTGTTCTCTTTCTTCTTCTGTCAAGGAATCTGCTTCATTTTCTCAG ATGGAGAATAGTTTGTTGTTGTACTCAAGAGCTTATTGGGTCAGTGAATTTGTTATTGCTTGGAATGTTGATGTTGAAAATGGCTTTTGTTACTTACTTTCTAGCAAATATGCTTCTTTGAGCATTTCAAATGGTCAAATTCAAG GTGAGGATTTGAAAATTAAGCTTGAAGAGGATAAGGCTGGCCTTTCTGCAAAT GTAGTGGAGAAATTTCCACATATTCGAGGTTACAGAGCTTTCAGACTGCCACCCGGTTCGGATGTTAAATCTTTTCTTAAATCCCAGTTGGCGGTTGTTATTTGTGATT CTGATGAGAAATGCAGGAATTGTACTGGTTTGCAGTTACCTGGTGTTTTAGACGAGCTTTTCTCATATAATGGCCCCCTTGGTGCACTTTTCTCAGAGGAAGCTGTGTCACTTTACTTGTGGGCGCCCACTGCTCAA TTGGTGCATGCTTACATCTATAAGCACCCATCAGGAGATGATCCCATAGAAATTGTTCCTCTCGAGGAGGAACATGGTGTTTGGAGAACGAAAGGGCCAAAAAGTTGGGAGGGCTGTTACTATGTTTATGAAGTATGTGTATACCACCCTAGCACATCAAGGGTTGAAAAATGCTATGCAAATGATCCATATGCTAGAGG ACTTTCAGCAGATGGCAGGCGGACTTTTCTGCTTGATCTTGACTCAGACGAGTTAAAACCTGATGGATGGGATAATCTGGCAAATGAGAAACCCATTTTACATTCTTTCTCTGATATAAGCATATATGAAATGCATATAAGGGATTTCAG TGCCAATGACCTCTCTGTGCAAACTGAATTTCGCGGTGGTTATCTGGCCTTTACTTTTCCG GATTCGGCAGGTGTACTTCATCTTAAGAAATTATCAAGTGCTGGTATCACTCATGTCCATCTATTGCCAGCATTTCAGTTTGCTGGGGTTGATGATCAAAAGGAGAACTGGAAAAATGTTG ATACGTCGGTACTGGAAAGCTTCCCACCTGATTCAGATCAGCAACAAGCTCTTATTACAGCCATCCAAAACATTGATGGATATAACTGGGG GTACAACCCTGTTCTTTGGGGTGTCCCTAAAGGAAGCTATGCAAGTAACCCAAATGGTCCAAATCGTGCAGTTGAGTTTCGTAAGATGGTTCAG GCTCTTAATCGTACCGGCCTTCGCATTGTGTTGGATGTTGTCTACAATCATTTGCAAGGAAGTGGGCCCTTTGATGaacattctgtccttgataag ATTGTTCCAGGTTACTATCTAAGAAGGAACACAGATGGTTTTATTGAGAACAGTACTTGTATGAATAATACTGCCAGTGAGCACTTTATGGTTGAGCGATTGATCCTTGACGATCTTGTACACTGGGCAGTCAATTACAAG ATTGATGGGTTCAGATTTGACCTTATGGGTCATATAATGAAGAGCACAATG GTGAAAGCAAAAAATGCTCTCCATTGTTTAACAAAAGAAAAGGATGGAGTTGATGGTTCAAGCATCTACAT ATATGGTGAAGGATGGGACTTTGGTGAAGTTGCTAAAAACGGGCGTGGGATAAATGCTTCTCAGTTCAATCTTTCTGGAACACATATTGGGAC ATTTAATGATCGAATTCGAGATGCCATGCTTGGTGGATCTCCATTCGGCCACCCTCTTCAACAGGGTTTTGTGACTGGTCTACTTTTGCAG CCTAATGACCATGACCATGGAACAGAAGCTGATATGAAATCCATGCTTGCCGCATCAATGGATCACATCCAG ATTGGAATGGCTGCAAACTTGCAAGATTTTGTGCTAACCAACTCTAAAGGAGAAGAG GTGAAAGGATCAGAAGTATTAACATATGGTGGGACACCCGTTGCGTTTGCCTCATGCCCCATAGAGACT GTCAATTATGTTTCTGCTCATGATAATGAAACCCTCTTTGACATTGTGAGCTTAAAG ACTCCGATGGATATCAGTGTAGCCGAGAGATGCAGGATAAACCATTTGGCAACAAGTGTAATAGCATTATCACAG GGCATACCTTTTTTTCACTCTGGTGATGAGATACTCCGCTCAAAATCACTGGATCGAGATTCATACAATTCTGGGGATTGGTTCAACAG GCTCGACTTTACATACAATTCCAATAATTGGGGTGTTGGTCTTCCTCCACaggagaaaaatgaaaaaagctGGCCACT TAACCTTTGA
- the LOC101497848 gene encoding large ribosomal subunit protein uL6m, with the protein MEAKFFRFLKIVGVGYKARAESAGRLLYLKLGYSHEVELAAPPAVRVFCFKNNVICCTGIDKQRVHQFAATVRNCKPPEVYKGKGIMYTDEVIKKKQGKKSK; encoded by the coding sequence ATGGAGGCCAAATTTTTTCGCTTTCTTAAGATTGTGGGTGTTGGATACAAAGCTAGAGCTGAATCTGCAGGGCGTCTATTGTATCTCAAATTGGGGTACAGTCACGAGGTGGAATTAGCGGCACCTCCTGCTGTCCGTGTTTTCTGCTTCAAAAACAATGTAATTTGTTGTACTGGAATAGACAAGCAAAGGGTGCATCAGTTTGCAGCTACTGTTCGCAATTGTAAGCCACCTGAAGTTTACAAAGGGAAAGGCATAATGTATACTGATGAAGTTATCAAGAAAAAACAAGGAAAGAAGTCTAAATGA